The Chitinophaga parva genomic sequence CACCAGCAAAAAGCCTGGTTTGCCAAACATGGCCGCAGCCTGCTGGCGGATTACCTGGACCTGGAGCTGAAAAAACAGGAACGCATCGTGTGCGAGAACGAACATTTTGTGGCCCTGGTGCCTTTCTGGGCGGTATGGCCTTACGAAACCATGATCATCAGCCGCCGCCAGGTGGCAGACATCCGGGAGTTTACCGTGGACGAGCAAAAAGGGCTGGCCAGCATCCTGAAAAGGCTGACCACCCGGTACGATAACCTGTTCCAGACCTCTTTCCCATACTCCGCCGGCATGCACCAGGCGCCTGTAAATGACGGTGCGCACCCCGAATGGCACTGGCATATGCACTTTTACCCGCCGCTGCTGCGCTCTGCCACGGTGAAGAAGTTCATGGTAGGGTATGAAATGCTGGCCAGCCCCCAGCGGGATATTACGCCGGAAATGGCCGCCAACCAGCTCCGCGGGCTGAGCGAAGTACATTTTGCATCTTAAGGGCTGAAATAGCCTGGAAAATGTCATCCGGACAATTATCTGCCTGACAAAAGGGCATACGATCATATTCCAATATCCCAATAGATAAGCGCTATAGGGGTATTGGAATTTTTTTTTAGCATTTTGTTTATACAGGACGCCGTGCAGGCTGAAAGCGCCTGTTGTTAAGGCTTTACTGTTGAAAATTGTTTTTGGGGAATTCTTTTAAATATTGGCTTTTTTATATTTATTCCCTTTAGGGTTTTCGTTTTACATGATAAATCACTTTCTTTGATGTTGGATTTTACAAAAGGACAAATAATAAAACATCAGACATGAAATTCTTTATTGACACCGCCAACCTGGCGCACATTAAGGAAGCCCAGGACCTGGGTATTCTCGACGGGGTGACCACCAATCCTTCCCTGATGGCTAAAGAAGGCATCAAAGGAACGGATAACATCCTGCAACATTACAAAACCATCTGCGAGATCGTGCCCAATGGTGACATCAGCGCGGAAGTACTGTCCACCGACTTTGCATCCATGGTAGAAGAGGGCAAGAAGCTCGCTTCCCTGCATAAAAATATCGTGGTGAAGATACCGATGATCAAAGACGGTATCAAAGCTATCAAATGGTTTACCGACAACGGTATCAAGACCAACTGTACACTGGTATTCTCTGCCGGCCAGGCTATCCTGGCTGCAAAGGCAGGTGCTACTTACGTATCTCCCTTCATTGGCCGTATTGACGACAGTGGTTGGGACGGTACCCAGCTGATTGGCCAGATTGCCAGCATTTACGCTACCCAGGGCTTTGAAACAGAGATCCTGGCTGCTTCTATCCGCAACGCCAACCACATTATCCAGTGTGCTGAACTGGGCGCTGACGTTTGTACCTGCCCGCTGGACGCAATCCTGGCCCTGCTGAAGCACCCGCTTACAGACATTGGCCTGGCTAAGTTCCTGGAAGACGCCAAGAAAATGTAGTATACCATTCACCCCGCGGCGCTTTCGCCCCGATAGCGCCGCCGGGCGTGACTGACACCACATCCTGATACCACATCCGTATTTTCCGGCAGGTCCTGCCCGGGATAAAATTTCTAGTTACATGAATGTTCAACAGTTAAGCAATATTGCTGCACAAGTGCGCCGCGACATTGTACGCATGGTGCACGCCTCCCAGTCCGGCCACCCCGGCGGTTCCCTGGGTTGCGCGGATTTCTTCGTAGCCCTTTACTTCCAGATCATGAAGCGCAATCCTGGCTTCTCTATGGACGGTATTGGCGAAGACCTCTTCTTCCTCTCCAACGGCCACATTTCCCCCGTGTTTTACTCCACGCTGGCCCGCGCCGGTTACTTCCCGGTAGAAGAACTGGGAACTTTCCGTAAGCTGAACAGCCGCCTGCAGGGCCACCCCACCACCCACGAGCACCTGCCCGGCATCCGCATGGCATCCGGCTCCCTGGGCCAGGGCCTGTCTGTAGCCATTGGCGCAGCCCTCTCTAAAAAACTGAACAAGGATCATAACCTGGTATTCTCACTGCATGGCGATGGCGAACTGCAGGAAGGCCAGATCTGGGAAGCCGCCATGTTTGCTCCCCACAACAAGGTAGACAACCTCATTGCCACCGTTGACTACAACGGCCAGCAGATCGATGGCCCTACTGAAAAAGTATTGTCGCTCGGCAACCTGCACGCCAAATGGGAAGCATTTGGCTGGGATGTAATGGAGATGAACGGCAACGATATGGAATCCGTGGTGAAAGGCCTGGAAGAAGCCAAATCCCGCACAGGTAAAGGCAAGCCGGTGGTAATCCTGATGCACACCAACATGGGCCAGGGCGTAGACTACATGATGGGTACGCACAAATGGCACGGCGCTGCACCCAACGATGAGCAGCTG encodes the following:
- the fsa gene encoding fructose-6-phosphate aldolase; this translates as MKFFIDTANLAHIKEAQDLGILDGVTTNPSLMAKEGIKGTDNILQHYKTICEIVPNGDISAEVLSTDFASMVEEGKKLASLHKNIVVKIPMIKDGIKAIKWFTDNGIKTNCTLVFSAGQAILAAKAGATYVSPFIGRIDDSGWDGTQLIGQIASIYATQGFETEILAASIRNANHIIQCAELGADVCTCPLDAILALLKHPLTDIGLAKFLEDAKKM
- a CDS encoding transketolase, producing MNVQQLSNIAAQVRRDIVRMVHASQSGHPGGSLGCADFFVALYFQIMKRNPGFSMDGIGEDLFFLSNGHISPVFYSTLARAGYFPVEELGTFRKLNSRLQGHPTTHEHLPGIRMASGSLGQGLSVAIGAALSKKLNKDHNLVFSLHGDGELQEGQIWEAAMFAPHNKVDNLIATVDYNGQQIDGPTEKVLSLGNLHAKWEAFGWDVMEMNGNDMESVVKGLEEAKSRTGKGKPVVILMHTNMGQGVDYMMGTHKWHGAAPNDEQLAAALAQLTSTEKDY